One Scomber japonicus isolate fScoJap1 chromosome 1, fScoJap1.pri, whole genome shotgun sequence DNA window includes the following coding sequences:
- the LOC128359846 gene encoding chymotrypsin B-like, with translation MAFLWILSCLAFVSAAYGCGTPAIPPQVSGYARIVNGEEAVPHSWPWQVSLQQSSGFHFCGGSLINENWVVTAAHCNVRTYHRVVAGEHDKGYGSNEDVQVLKPAKVFTHPDWNPRTINNDISLIKLASPARLGTNVSPVCLAASADSFAPGMTCVTSGWGLTRYNAPSTPNKLQQAALPLLSNTQCKTHWGSNISDVMICAGGAGATSCMGDSGGPLVCEKDGAWTLVGIVSWGSSRCSTSTPAVYARVTELRGWVDQILAAN, from the exons ATGGCCTTCCTCTGGATCCTGTCCTGCCTCGCCTTCGTCAGCGCCGCCTACG GCTGCGGCACCCCCGCCATCCCCCCCCAGGTGAGCGGCTACGCCCGCATCGTTAACGGTGAGGAGGCGGTGCCTCACTCCTGGCCCTGGCAGGTGTCCCTGCAG CAATCCAGTGGCTTCCACTTCTGTGGAGGTTCTCTGATCAATGAGAACTGGGTGGTGACCGCTGCTCACTGTAACGTCAG GACTTACCACCGCGTGGTGGCCGGAGAGCACGATAAGGGCTACGGCTCCAACGAGGACGTCCAGGTGCTGAAGCCCGCCAAG GTGTTCACCCACCCCGACTGGAACCCTCGCACCATCAACAACGATATCTCCCTCATCAAGCTGGCCAGCCCCGCCCGCCTGGGCACCAACGTGTCCCCCGTGTGCCTCGCCGCGTCTGCCGACAGCTTCGCCCCTGGCATGACCTGTGTCACCTCTGGCTGGGGTCTGACCCGCTACAACG CTCCCAGCACTCCCAACAAGCTGCAGCAGGCTGCTCTGCCCCTGCTGTCCAACACACAGTGTAAGACTCACTGGGGCAGCAACATCTCCGACGTCATGATCTGTGCCGGAGGAGCCGGAGCTACTTCCTGCATG GGTGACTCTGGTGGCCCTCTGGTCTGTGAGAAGGACGGAGCCTGGACTCTGGTGGGAATCGTCTCCTGGGGAAGCAGCCGTtgctccacctccacccccgCTGTCTACGCCCGCGTCACCGAGCTCCGTGGCTGGGTTGACCAGATCCTCGCCGCCAACTAA
- the LOC128373783 gene encoding chymotrypsin A-like has protein sequence MAFLWILSCLAFVGAAYGCGSPAIPPVVTGYSRIVNGEEAVPHSWPWQVSLQDYTGFHFCGGSLINENWVVTAAHCNVRTSHRVILGEHDRSSNAEAIQVMQVGKVFKHPRYNGYTINNDILLIKLASPAQMNMRVSPVCMAETGDNFAGGMKCVTSGWGLTRYNAPDTPALLQQASLPLLTNEQCRRYWGNKISDLMICAGASGASSCMGDSGGPLVCEKAGAWTLVGIVSWGSGTCTPTMPGVYARVTELRAWVDQTLAAN, from the exons ATGGCCTTCCTCTGGATCCTCTCTTGCCTCGCCTTCGTCGGCGCCGCCTACG GTTGCGGCAGTCCCGCCATCCCCCCCGTCGTCACGGGTTACTCCCGTATCGTGAACGGTGAGGAGGCGGTGCCCCACTCCTGGCCCTGGCAGGTGTCCCTGCag GATTATACTGGTTTCCATTTCTGCGGCGGCTCCCTCATCAATGAGAACTGGGTGGTGACAGCGGCTCACTGCAACGTCAG GACTTCCCACCGTGTGATCCTCGGAGAACACGATCGCTCCTCCAACGCCGAGGCCATCCAGGTGATGCAGGTCGGCAAG gTGTTCAAGCACCCCCGCTACAACGGCTACACCATCAACAACGACATCCTGCTCATCAAGCTGGCCAGCCCCGCCCAGATGAACATGCGTGTTTCCCCCGTGTGTATGGCCGAGACCGGAGACAACTTCGCCGGAGGCATGAAGTGTGTGACCAGCGGCTGGGGCCTGACCCGCTACAACG CTCCCGACACCCCCGCCCTGCTGCAGCAGGCCTCCCTCCCCCTGCTGACCAATGAGCAGTGCCGTCGTTACTGGGGCAACAAGATCAGCGACCTGATGATCTGCGCCGGAGCCTCCGGAGCCTCCAGCTGCATG GGCGACTCTGGCGGTCCTCTGGTCTGTGAGAAGGCCGGCGCCTGGACTCTGGTCGGTATCGTGTCTTGGGGAAGCGGCACCTGCACTCCCACCATGCCCGGCGTGTACGCCCGTGTCACCGAGCTGCGCGCCTGGGTGGACCAGACCCTCGCTGCCAACTAA
- the LOC128359689 gene encoding chymotrypsin A-like, translating to MAFLWILSCLAFVGAAYGCGSPAIPPVVTGYSRIVNGEEAVPHSWPWQVSLQDYTGFHFCGGSLINENWVVTAAHCNVRTSHRVILGEHDRSSNAEAIQVMQVGKVFKHPRYNGYTINNDILLIKLASPAQMNMRVSPVCMAETGDNFAGGMKCVTSGWGLTRYNAPDTPALLQQASLPLLTNEQCRRYWGNKISDLMICAGASGASSCMGDSGGPLVCEKAGAWTLVGIVSWGSGTCTPTMPGVYARVTELRAWVDQTLAAN from the exons ATGGCCTTCCTCTGGATCCTCTCTTGCCTCGCCTTCGTCGGCGCCGCCTACG GTTGCGGCAGTCCCGCCATCCCCCCCGTCGTCACGGGTTACTCCCGTATCGTGAACGGTGAGGAGGCGGTGCCTCACTCCTGGCCCTGGCAGGTGTccctgcag GATTATACTGGTTTCCATTTCTGCGGCGGCTCCCTCATCAATGAGAACTGGGTGGTGACAGCGGCTCACTGCAACGTCAG GACTTCCCACCGTGTGATCCTCGGAGAACACGATCGCTCCTCCAACGCCGAGGCCATCCAGGTGATGCAGGTCGGCAAG gTGTTCAAGCACCCCCGCTACAACGGCTACACCATCAACAACGACATCCTGCTCATCAAGCTGGCCAGCCCCGCCCAGATGAACATGCGTGTTTCCCCCGTGTGTATGGCCGAGACCGGAGACAACTTCGCCGGAGGCATGAAGTGTGTGACCAGCGGCTGGGGCCTGACCCGCTACAACG CTCCCGACACCCCCGCCCTGCTGCAGCAGGCCTCCCTCCCCCTGCTGACCAATGAGCAGTGCCGTCGTTACTGGGGCAACAAGATCAGCGACCTGATGATCTGCGCCGGAGCCTCCGGAGCCTCCAGCTGCATG GGCGACTCTGGCGGTCCTCTGGTCTGTGAGAAGGCCGGCGCCTGGACTCTGGTCGGTATCGTGTCTTGGGGAAGCGGCACCTGCACTCCCACCATGCCCGGCGTGTACGCCCGTGTCACCGAGCTGCGCGCCTGGGTGGACCAGACCCTCGCTGCCAACTAA
- the LOC128373878 gene encoding chymotrypsin A-like has translation MSPGCGSPAIPPVVTGYSRIVNGEEAVPHSWPWQVSLQDYTGFHFCGGSLINENWVVTAAHCNVRSPEGHGPKPSPSPQSTCRMDVRAEFTSSAVTPDTPALLQQASLPLLTNEQCRRYWGNKISDLMICAGASGASSCMGDSGGPLVCEKAGAWTLVGIVSWGSGTCTPTMPGVYARVTELRAWVDQTLAAN, from the exons atgtcaccagGTTGCGGCAGTCCCGCCATCCCCCCCGTCGTCACGGGTTACTCCCGTATCGTGAACGGTGAGGAGGCGGTGCCTCACTCCTGGCCCTGGCAGGTGTCCCTGCAg GATTATACTGGTTTCCACTTCTGCGGCGGCTCCCTCATCAATGAGAACTGGGTGGTGACAGCGGCTCACTGCAACGTCAG gtcccccgagggacacggtcctAAGCCTTCCCCAAGTccacaaagcacatgtagaATGGATGTGAGAGCTGAGTTCACATCCTCTGCAGtga CTCCCGACACCCCCGCCCTGCTGCAGCAGGCCTCCCTCCCCCTGCTGACCAATGAGCAGTGCCGTCGTTACTGGGGCAACAAGATCAGCGACCTGATGATCTGCGCCGGAGCCTCCGGAGCCTCCAGCTGCATG GGCGACTCTGGCGGTCCTCTGGTCTGTGAGAAGGCCGGCGCCTGGACTCTGGTCGGTATCGTGTCTTGGGGAAGCGGCACCTGCACTCCCACCATGCCCGGCGTGTACGCCCGTGTCACCGAGCTGCGCGCCTGGGTGGACCAGACCCTCGCTGCCAACTAA
- the agrp gene encoding agouti-related protein, whose translation MLRCLLLCCCVSLLRLSSALVHGNLQLDAEPAYLSDIERSHAPDAVRDPALLPVDSVEDHFLLDSYDEDSSAALQLQGRAMRSPRRCIPHQQSCLGYPLPCCDLCDTCYCRFFNAICYCRRVGHACPPRRT comes from the exons ATGCTGCGctgtctgctgctctgctgctgcgtcAGTCTGCTGCGTCTCTCCTCGGCGCTGGTCCACGGAAACCTGCAGCTGGACGCCGAGCCCGCCTACCTGTCTGACATCG AGAGAAGCCACGCCCCCGACGCTGTACGTGACCCCGCCCTCTTACCTGTTGACTCTGTGGAggatcacttcctgttggactcgTATGACGAG gACTCGTCTGCAGCGCTGCAGCTGCAGGGTCGGGCCATGCGCTCGCCGCGTCGCTGCATCCCTCACCAGCAGTCGTGTCTCGGTTACCCGCTGCCCTGCTGCGACCTGTGTGACACCTGCTACTGCCGCTTCTTCAACGCCATCTGCTACTGCCGCCGCGTGGGCCACGCCTGCCCACCGCGACGCACCTGA